The sequence below is a genomic window from Sporomusaceae bacterium FL31.
TTATTTCAAAGTCGATTCATATTGCTCAATCATTTTACGAACCATCTGGCCACCGACGCGACCGCAATCAGCGGAAGTCATAGTGGACCAACCTGAGGAACGAACTTGCTCAGCAATACCTAATTCAGAAGCTACTTCAAACTTCATGCGATCAAGAGCGTTTTCACTACCAGGATTTACAGGTTTATTCGAGCGTGCCATACAAACCCCTCCTTTCGGGTGTTATTTTTATCACCCGATGTTAATTTGTGTTTTCAGTGGGGTTATCATACATGTAATTAATAGCAGAAAAATGGAGGCATCTGCCTTGGAAAAAATAGCAGAAAAGCAATGTTTTACTTTGGCCATTGAGACTAGTTGTGACGAAACATCAGCGTCAGTCGTTGCCAATGGCCGGACGGTTTTATCAAATATCATCTCTTCACAGATCCCTCTTCATCAAAAATATGGTGGAGTGGTTCCGGAGATCGCATCGCGAAAACATATTGAAAATGTCATTCCAGTAGTTGATGAAGCTTTAATCCAAGCTGGTGTATCCTTGAAAGATATTGCGGCAGTTGGTGTTACTTATGGACCGGGATTAGTCGGTGCGCTGCTGGTCGGTGTTGCGGCTGCCAAGGCGCTGGCTTTTGCTGCTGATATCCCGTTAGTTGGGGTCAACCATCTTGAAGGACATATTTTTGCCAATTTCTTGGCTCATCCTGACCTTGAGCCGCCCTTTATGTCTTTGGTGGTATCTGGAGGGCATACTTCGCTGGTCTATGTCAAAGATTATAATGAATTCGAGCTTGTCGGCCAAACACGTGATGATGCCGCAGGGGAAGCTTTTGATAAAGTGGCCAGAGTTATGGGACTTCCGTATCCAGGTGGACCACATATTGACCGGTTAGCGGCAACTGGCAATATTGCAGCAATCAGTTTTCCTAGGGCTTTAAGCGAAAAAAATAGCTTTGAATTTAGTTTTAGTGGCCTGAAATCTGCAGTGCTTAACTATTTAAATAGTGCGGCTCAGCGTGGTGAGCCGATTAATCAGTCAGATGTGGCTGCAAGTTTTCAGGCGGCAGTAGTGGATGTGTTAGTGTCAAAAGCTGTGCAGGCTGCACAGCAATATGGTACTAAACAGCTGGTATTAGCAGGTGGTGTCGCGGCTAATAGTATGTTGAAAGATAGACTTGGTGCAGCTTGTGCCGATATGGGTGCTAAATTGTATTATCCAGACCTAGTGTTGTGCACAGACAATGCAGCGATGATAGCATGCCGGGCTTATTATCAATTTTGTGGCGGGAAGACTGCTGATTTATACTTAAATGCAGTTCCTTCGCTAAAAATAGGCTAATAGCTTCAAATTTTTTGAGGATTTTCCTTCAGCTAAATCACGTTTAAATGTTTCCGGTGTGTACTAGGGGAATACAGTGATAATTTAATAAAAAAAACCCATTTTATAACAAGGAATTTTTATCAGACAGGTTGAATAAAAATTAATTTAAATATGGCTGGAGGTTAATAGACAATATGGGAGTAATCGGAGATGTGTGCCGGAAGATAACCGTGTTATCACCGACGCAGATTGAAATACTGGATAAGCTTAGTGGAATCTTCCCGTTGGTATGCGATTTGGCGCATGCTCAACTAACCGTCTATACCAAAGCTAGCGATGAAAATTTGCTGGTTATTGCTGCTCAACTTAAGCCTAATACTAGCTTTAGTCAATATAAGCCTAATTTACTTGGGACGACTGTTTTTGCTGCCGAGGAGCCGCTCATTTGGCGTACCATGTCAACCGGGCAGCCAATCTGTGGACAACGGGAATGGGCTCTTGGCATGCTTATGGAAATGCAAACCTATCCTGTGAGAGATCATGATGGGAATATTATTGCTGTGGTCAGCTTTGAAACCAGCCCAGATGAAATACGCACTGAAGGATATAGTATTTTATTAGATACAGCGTATACACTGTTAGTGAATGCTCGTTCTCCTTTTGATGTGAAATTATATCGTGCTCTTTCGGCGAGTGACGGCATAATAATTACTGATGAGCGTGGTAAAATTACTTTTGCCAATGCTGCTGCCAGCAGCATCTATAAAGTTCTGGGAATTGGCCGGATTGTCGGGCGTCATATTTATGACCGACAAATCAATATGCGTATTACCAAAAAAACAACAACAAGCCAAATGCCTTATGAGACCGAACTGGAGGCAGGCAATTTAATCTTAGTGCAACGCACTATTCCGATCATTCAGGGCGGTCAGGTTATTCGTACTGTTATTATTGTTGCCGATGTGACCGAACTGAAAAAAAAGGAAAAAGAATTATTAATAAAATCGGCAGTGATTCAAGAAATTCATCATCGTGTTAAAAATAATTTGCAGACCATCGCCAGTTTATTGCGTTTGCAAGCTCGCCGCACGAATTCACTTCAAGTCAAAGCGGCATTGCGTGAGAGTGTAAACAGAATTTTAAGTATTTCTGTCGTTCATGAGTTTTTATCACAGCAAGACGCGGAAATCATTGATGTTGCCGAAGTTGCGAAAAATATTTTGGATTTGGTTATTCAGAATATGTTGGAGCCAGATTTTAATTTGCAGACAATTTTTAATGGTGAAACGGTGATCTTGCCATCAGAACAAGCCAGCAGCTTAGCGCTAGTGATCAATGAACTCATTCAGAATTCAATTGAACATGGCTTTATCGGCAGGCCTGAAGGACTCATTGGTGTTGATATTGCAACCAATCAAGAAACCTATCGTATTGAGATTTATGATAATGGCATTGGATTGCCTGCTGATTTTAGTACTCAAGCGTCAAAAAGCTTGGGACTTCAGATAGTAAGAACACTTATTGAGGATGATTTGGGCGGTACTTTTGAATTATATGCTGATAAAGGTACTCATGCGCGGATCACAATTCCCCGGACCATAGAGGGAGGAAGATAATAATATGCAACCATTGCGTGTAGTTATTGCTGATAATGAATCGATTATCAGAATGGATTTAAAAGAAATATTGGAGGAAGCCGGACATTCGGTTGTCGGCGAAGCCACTGACGGTCTAAAAGCCATCGAACTTACGCGCAAATACCGTCCTGACCTTGTAATTATGGATATAAAAATGCCTGAAATGGATGGAATTACCGCCGCAAAAACGATTTCTAATGAAAAAATTGCCCCAGTGTTGCTATTAACTGCCTTTAGTCAAAAAGAAATTGTTGATAAAGCCAAGGATTCTGGTGTATTAGCCTATTTAGTTAAACCAGTCAAGGAAACCAATCTATTTCCAGCTATAGAAATTGCTTTGTCGCGCTTTCAGGAGTTTGCAGAGTTAGAGCAAGAATTGGAAGATGTTAAAAATTCGCTTGAAACGCGCAAGGTTCTTGATCGAGCTAAGGGGATATTGATGGATGCTTATAATCTTAACGAAAGTGAAGCTTATCGGCGCATTCAGCAATACAGCATGAGCAAGCGTAAATCCATCCGTGATGTGGCTCAAGCTATTGTGGATTCGGTAACCAAGAAAAAAGGTAAATAAATGAATTAGCCTAATTTGCTAAGTTGAATGACCTAGCAGCTTAGGCTTGCTATTTTTTTAGCTCAGGGAGTTTAGCCCCAAAATCTACTGTAACTCATTAAAATAAATAAATTATCAAAAATGCTCTAAATTGGAGAAAATCAGCTTAAATGAGCGCTTTTTTTAAATAAATCGAAAAAAAATATTCGTATAAGCCTAAAAAATCGTTTATTGCACTTGATTTTTGGCAATTAATTATATATGATAATTTATGGAATTAGCACTCGCTATTGATGAGTGCTAACAAATCAACTAATAATATTAAGACATCATAAAGGGAGGTTGCTTCAATGATTAAGCCACTAGGCGACAGAGTAGTCATTCAAGTATTAGAAGGGGAACTAAAAACTAAGAGTGGTATCGTATTACCGGATACTGCCAAAGAAAAACCCCAAGAAGGTCAGGTTGTTGCTGTTGGTACTGGCAAATTGCTGGACAACGGTCAACGTGTAGCCCTAGATGTTAAAGAAGGCGACAAAATTATTTTCTCCAAGTATGCTGGTACAGAAGTTAAACTTGATGGCAAAGATTATCTCATCGTAAGCGAAAGAGATATCCTGGCTATTGTTCAGTAATTAAATTCTTAAGTTGAATAAGGAGGCTACATAAAATGGCAAAACAAATTTTATTTGAT
It includes:
- the sspA_2 gene encoding small acid-soluble spore protein — its product is MARSNKPVNPGSENALDRMKFEVASELGIAEQVRSSGWSTMTSADCGRVGGQMVRKMIEQYESTLK
- the tsaD gene encoding tRNA N6-adenosine threonylcarbamoyltransferase — encoded protein: MEKIAEKQCFTLAIETSCDETSASVVANGRTVLSNIISSQIPLHQKYGGVVPEIASRKHIENVIPVVDEALIQAGVSLKDIAAVGVTYGPGLVGALLVGVAAAKALAFAADIPLVGVNHLEGHIFANFLAHPDLEPPFMSLVVSGGHTSLVYVKDYNEFELVGQTRDDAAGEAFDKVARVMGLPYPGGPHIDRLAATGNIAAISFPRALSEKNSFEFSFSGLKSAVLNYLNSAAQRGEPINQSDVAASFQAAVVDVLVSKAVQAAQQYGTKQLVLAGGVAANSMLKDRLGAACADMGAKLYYPDLVLCTDNAAMIACRAYYQFCGGKTADLYLNAVPSLKIG
- a CDS encoding ethanolamine utilization protein is translated as MGVIGDVCRKITVLSPTQIEILDKLSGIFPLVCDLAHAQLTVYTKASDENLLVIAAQLKPNTSFSQYKPNLLGTTVFAAEEPLIWRTMSTGQPICGQREWALGMLMEMQTYPVRDHDGNIIAVVSFETSPDEIRTEGYSILLDTAYTLLVNARSPFDVKLYRALSASDGIIITDERGKITFANAAASSIYKVLGIGRIVGRHIYDRQINMRITKKTTTSQMPYETELEAGNLILVQRTIPIIQGGQVIRTVIIVADVTELKKKEKELLIKSAVIQEIHHRVKNNLQTIASLLRLQARRTNSLQVKAALRESVNRILSISVVHEFLSQQDAEIIDVAEVAKNILDLVIQNMLEPDFNLQTIFNGETVILPSEQASSLALVINELIQNSIEHGFIGRPEGLIGVDIATNQETYRIEIYDNGIGLPADFSTQASKSLGLQIVRTLIEDDLGGTFELYADKGTHARITIPRTIEGGR
- a CDS encoding Fis family transcriptional regulator; translated protein: MQPLRVVIADNESIIRMDLKEILEEAGHSVVGEATDGLKAIELTRKYRPDLVIMDIKMPEMDGITAAKTISNEKIAPVLLLTAFSQKEIVDKAKDSGVLAYLVKPVKETNLFPAIEIALSRFQEFAELEQELEDVKNSLETRKVLDRAKGILMDAYNLNESEAYRRIQQYSMSKRKSIRDVAQAIVDSVTKKKGK
- the groS gene encoding 10 kDa chaperonin — protein: MIKPLGDRVVIQVLEGELKTKSGIVLPDTAKEKPQEGQVVAVGTGKLLDNGQRVALDVKEGDKIIFSKYAGTEVKLDGKDYLIVSERDILAIVQ